Genomic DNA from Oncorhynchus tshawytscha isolate Ot180627B linkage group LG04, Otsh_v2.0, whole genome shotgun sequence:
ACTAATCTCTTTCTGTCAGCCTGGAGTGTTGATATAACCTACCTGACTAATCTCTTTCTGCCAGCCTGGAGTGTTGATATAACCTACCTGACTAATCTCTTTCTGCCAGCCTCGAAGGTTGATATAACCTACCTGACTAATCTCTTTCTGCCAGCCTGGAGTATTGATATAACCTACCTGACTAATCTCTTTCTATCAGCCTGGAGTGTTGATATAACCTACCTGACTAATCTCTTTCTATCAGCCTGGAGTGTTGATATAACCTACCTGACTAATCTCTTTCTGCCAGCCTCGAAGGTTGATATAACCTACCTGAGTAATCTCTTTCTGCCAGCCTGGAGTGTTGACATAACCTACCTGACTAATCTCTTTCTGCCAGCCTCGAAGGTTGATATAACCTACCTGACTAATCTCTTTCTGCCAGCCTGGAGTATTGATATAACCTACCTGACTAATCTCTTTCTATCAGCCTGGAGTGTTGATATAACCTACCTGACTAATCTCTTTCTATCAGCCTGGAGTGTTGATATAACCTACCTGACTAATCTCTTTCTGTCAGCCTCAAAGGTTGATATAACCTACCTGACTAATCTCTTATCTGCCAGCCTGGAGTATTGATATAACCTACCTGACTAATCTCTTTCTGCCAGCCTGGAGTATTGATATAACCTACCTGACTAATCTCTTTCTGCCAGCCTCGAAGGTTGATATAACCTACCTGACTAATCTCTTTCTGCCAGCCTGGGTGTTGATATAACCTACCTGACTAATCTCTTTCTGCCAGCCTGGAGTGTTGATATAACCTACCTGACTAATCTCTTTCTGCCAGCCTCGAAGGTTGATATAACCTACCTGAGTAATCTCTTTCTGCCAGCCTGGAGTGTTGATATAACCTACCTGACTAATCTCTTTCTGCCAGCCTGGAGTGTTGATATAACCTACCTGACTAATCTCTTTCTGCCAGCCTCGAAGGTTGATATAACCTACCTGACTAATCTCTTTCTGCCAGCCTGGAGTGTTGATATAACCTACCTGACTAATCTCTTTCTGCCAGCCTGGACTGTTGATATAACCTACCTGACTAATCTCTTTCTGCCAGCCTGGAGTGTTGATATAACCTACCTGACTAATCTCTTTCTGCCAGCCTGGAGTGTTGATATAACCTACCTGACTAATCTCTTTCTGCCAGCCTCGAAGGTTGATATAACCTACCTGACTAATCTCTTTCTGCCAGCCTGGAGTGTTGATATAACCTACCTGACTAATCTCTTTCTGCCAGCCTGGAGTGTTGATATAACCTACCTGACTAATCTCTTTCTGCCAGCCTGGAGTGTTGATATAACCTACCTGACTAATCTCTTTCTGCCAGCCTGGAGTGTTGATATAACCTACCTGACTAATCTCTTTCTGCCAGCCTGGAGTGTTGATATAACCTACCTGACTAATCTCTTTCTGCCAGCCTCGAAGGTTGATATAACCTACCTGACTAATCTCTTTCTGCCAGCCTGGAGTGTTGATATAACCTACCTGACTAATCTCTTTCTGCCAGCCTGGAGTATTGATATAACCTACCTGACTAATCTCTTTCTGTCAGCCTGGAGTATTGATATAACCTACCTGACTAATCTCTTTCTGCCAGCCTGGAGTATTGATATAACCTACCTGACTAATCTCTTTCTGCCAGCCTGGAGTGTTGATATAACCTACCTGACTAATCTCTTTCTGCCAGCCTGGAGTATTGATATAACCTACCTGACTAATCTCTTTCTGTCAGCCTGGAGTATTGATATAACCTACCTGACTAATCTCTTTCTGCCAGCCTGGAGTATTGATATAACCTACCTGACTAATCTCTTTCTGCCAGCCTCGAAGGTTGATATAACCTACCTGACTAATCTCTTTCTGCCAGCCTGGAGTATTGATATAACCTACCTGACTAATCTCTTTCTGCCAGCCTCGAAGGTTGATATAACCTACCTGACTAATCTCTTTCTATCAGCCTTGAGTGTTGATATAACCTACCTGACTAATCTCTTTCTGCCAGCCTCGAAGGTTGATATAACCTAACTCAAGGACATTGTTGACTTGGTTAGTCATTAGCAAATTAAATATAGTTTAATTGAAAGCCAGACCAGTGGGCGGTGCATTATTTTAAGTGAATATTGTAATATAACTTGAAGAATCATTACTAATGGTCCTCTTTGTTGACACCAGAATAAATGAACAAGGTGCTTTGTGGAACTCCGATCATTAGCTATGGAAATAGTTTTCGGGCAAATTAAGAGGCCCACTGGTGCATTAGATCGGCTGCTGCTAATGGAACTCTCTCACACAGAGTAAgtgcaaacacacgcacacacacactcactcactcactaatgAATTTACTCTCACCACTCTCACTGTCATAACTTGAGTGAGCGAGCGAGCATGCGTGTGAGcgagtgagcgtgtgtgtgagtgtgtgcgtgctcgTGCTCCTCTCTTACCACCACTGGGTTGTAGAAAGCAGGTCCTAATGTATCATCCTTTTCTGGTGCCTTTTGCTTGCAAAGAAATCCCTGTCCATTGTCTTCATAGCCAAAGGCCTGGCCAGGTGACGGGATGGAAGGAATGTCTGGCTGTGGCAGGAACTTGAGGCGAGTAGGAACACCCCGAAGCCACTAGTGGAATACACAACATAAGAAACACATTAACATGCCCAGCCAATTCCTGAATAGGAAACATGAAATCCACTACTTCCATGTATCTGCTTCCCCTGCCCTCATATGTAGCCGTACATTGAAGTGTTGTACCCTCgtcttttcaggacaaccagggctacaagtagaaTACAAAACAACTTAACATAAACAGTTGCAGtcatgagttttattgacaaaAGCAAAAACCtgatcaaaatgtatttatttgactGCTGTAAAGACAGAAATGGTTTACTCAGTGGGAAAGGAATATCCAACTACTCAGCGACAACTGTAAGGAGTTTGGAATTTGTGACAGCAACTATATGAGCTTATAACaatattatagacactatgtcctgggtgACAAACCCTTACTCTTACATTCTAACCACTCTTGTCTCTTGTAGGCGTCATAGAGAAAAACAGATTACATGTGCATGTTTGagagagtctcagcttttcatatTGTGGTTTTGTaagaagaaccatttttggatCCGTCTCACAAACACTGCTCTCACAAACACCTTCCCCAATCAACAGTCGGCATCAGCAAATGCTGAAGAAATAGACGAATCCAGAAGTCTGTAGCACAAGCACACAATGTCTAAGAGGGTGTGGAAGCACTAAAGAAAATCACAGATGATAGCGTGGGACTGAAATTattcaatggctttttttctctACATCTTCTTCATCATCTGGTTTAAGTAGCATCATTTGATTTGAGTAAAAATGTTGTTGTACAGACTTAAAATATGTGCAGTGACAAGTTGGGATGGTTCCCCACTCGTCTTTGCAGTATGTCACAGAGTGTGCTAAGATGGAATAGCTTAGGCTAGTAcatgggtgtattcattagggcacaccgtagcaaaacatttcGCAGTGgaaaactattttgcaatgaaaacaagtgtttcttattggacaaattcaggtaggtacCTCCTCATTTGGGCCTGTTTGCTTCTAGTGAATACACCTTAGGGACACATACCACCTTAGTCCGTCTCTTCCCCGGAGGCTCACTCTCAGCTCCCCTCAGTGTGTTTCCTGCTGCCTGCCGGACGTTGTACGTTCCAGGGCCCGGGACTTCTGACACCACCTCATCAAACCGCTTTGATCGATTCTTTAGACTTTGTCCTCCCAGAATGTTATCCTACAAGGTTCAGATCAATGTCACCTTGGTTTATGATTATCTAAGCTTGGGAATCAAATTGAACCCAATACATTGATTCTTCAGACCCATTTGACAAGACTGCTAGAAAGACAAGTGAATTCAATTCACacttggatggatggatgcatccATGACGTACCTTGCTATGTGAGCTGTTGTATTGTCCCGGTCCAGGCAAGGCTTTGTCATTGCTGGACCTGTGGAACATAGAGGGCCGTTTGGAGAGTGAGAGGAACGGAGCATAGCCATCTGCAAAACAGTGACAAATGTCAATGGATATAGACCTATACACATATTTTGAACATATTTTATACACTGTCACAACttataacagtatatatattaaATTTTCAATTGCTTTCAAGAACAGCATACTTTATGAATCTGAGATCAACATGATTAAATATTGGATTAATCACAAATTGTGCATGTATGTAACAAAGGCTACCTTCTGCGTCAATATGGCTACTTCAAACGCAAAACAGCACTTTAGCCATAGGCCTGCCCTACATGGATTTCAGATAAGCAACAGTCATAATAACTAATTTAAAAAACCGACAAATTATGACAATTTGCGAGCTTGTTCCTAAAGCGCTGCTAAAACTTCCTTTTGAAAACATCAACAACCCTACCTGATTTTTTGGTTTTGTATTGAATGACCTCGTATGATCCTGGCCCAACTTCGGACGTGGTGCTGCCCACGGTGAGGTAGGTAAGTCTAGGAGCGCGCCCATACATTTTCACCAGGAATGACGCGAAGACAAAACAACTCGGTAAAATGTCAAATGAAATCCTCGCAGACGTCGTTTTTGTCGTTTCCCTCGGTAATTTGGagatagtaaaaaaaaaattttttaaaaatcctaatggagcaaaaaaaaaatattatttattttcgGTGCTACAATGTTATTGTGCGTCGTTGCTTAGATACTGACGACGCCAGTTTGGAGTCGCGTTTCACCCGTTGAACAATGGAAGGATTATGGAGATGGAACTTTACAATGATTCTAAAGGCTGTTCATTATCGCACCGTGGTTGAACCTACTATAACATGCAAAAAAAGCAAAACATGAACTTCTGTAATGTATCAGCTATTACGAGGATAATTGTTTGTTACCTCATTGGAAGGCAATATCAAAAGGAGGGACCCCTTTATTTAGAACAATGATGCCATCTTGCGGTTTAACATATGTCATGCAGTTGCATCTTGATGACGCTCAGTCACTGTGATGCTCCCAGCCCatgtgatttgatagagcagaAATAATTTATAGATAAGACTAAATAAAATGTTGAATGACAACGTATTCCATGCAATGGCATTTCACGAGTTGCTATGTAGGGGAATGCTGAGGATCGATGATCTGGGCATAGTTTTGAGGAAGAAACAAATAAATCAGACATATCCAATTCAATATTTTAACGATCTGATTTCCCAAAAAAAAGGTCACGAAAGCCTAGAATTGGAATGAATGTCAAATCCATTTGAGTCGGTGCATTCTTCCCAACTGCAGGTGGCAGCAAAATATCGTCCAGTCGGCCGGAATGCTACAATGTACAAGAAGAAGATTGAATAAACTCGCGAGAAGTCCCGGAACCGTTTCTGCTGCTGAGAGAGGTGCATGAAGAAAAGACGAAACACAACAAAGTAAAACTGGCGCGGGCGCTACTTTTAATAATAACTTTTTCATAAATGTATAGTTACAGACCACAATAACTAACTATTGAAACGTGTGGTATTAATTTAGTTAAATAACGTCGTTGGTAGAATTTCATAATGCCAAGTAGCACATCTTTGTTGGAGACCGAGGAAACCGAGCCGGAGATCCCGCCTCTAGTTGTGCATGCATTCGCCGACATAGGCCTGGACGACCACTACAGACACACGGAACAACCCGAGAGCCTTTTGCATCCACGCCCGGTCTCTCATTTCAATGTGCTTGGTGCCGTGCTGGACCTGCAGCCTATACAGCACCACCATCCGACACCGACGGAAGAGGACGAAGAAAGAGCCAACGAAGACGTGTTGGGAGAGGATGATTTCAACAAGACGCTGCTTGTGCAGGCCCAAGTCTCGGGACTAGGCTCTGTTATGCTACCTGGAATGGATACGCCCGAGACACTCTTGCTGTACAATGAGTTTGACCACGGCACACTACAACAGGCTACGGGAATGCTGATTTTACCGCCTGTGTATGGAGAGCCTGGCTATGAAGTTGAGACATCGCTGCTCATGCGGAGGAAGAGTGTGAACACAACAGAGTGTGTCTCGGTGCCCAGTTCAGAACATGTTGCCGAGATTGTCGGTAGACAAGGTGAGTCAAAGAgctagttttatttattttaattagcCAGACGTGTATGTTGGATGCTAAGCTTGATTTCGGTAAGAGTTACATTTTTATGTATGTTGGCAGTTTGTTATAATTGACATGGTAAAATGTAATTTGGCAAAGCAAATATCGTTATGTTGATTCTAGCTATCTTTCTCTAGCCATGTGATTGATGCACATTTGGATTGCAAGGTAACTAGTTACTAGTAGTTAGCTACCTAGTTAGTTACGTTTAGATAGTTTCATGGTGTGCTAATTATCGAACCTAGGTAGCTTTGCTTTGTCCAGTTAGCACCCAAAATGATTGCTTTTGCCTTTGTTGATTACCATGCCACATCAGCTAGCAAGCTATCGCGAGCAAATCGGTGTAATATACCGCGATTTTAGTTTTGCTAGCAATCTATCAAATTGTCTTTTCATAGATGGGGTACATTTTGATCCGCTTAACTTTTTGTATCGACTGGACTGCCATATAACATGTTTGGCAAATAGTTTGTCTGCATCTGTTATAGACCTCGCCATTTTGTAGTCCTAAAACCCGGAAATAAGTTCGCAGTCCCTGGTTCGTTCAGCCATCCCCATGGGGAGAATACATGGGGAAAGAATGGTgttttggaagaaaaaaaacgcCGAAAATAAAGTCTGAGGTTATCACCGGTTTAGGAAATCTTATACGTTTTGATCTGAGCTAATAGCAGTCAGTTAACaagacctttatgaattatgaagcctttgaTGTGTTTTTTATTACATGAATTCTTAGTGACTTTAGCTGATGATCTCaaagaacaaaacgtataagatctcctaagtcTGTTTACGACAGACCTTTGTTTCAGCGTTTATCGAAAAACGCCATTTGTTTTCCTCATAGgcctacaaaaagacgccattactattTCTCTCTGTGTGGGGAATGGTGGACTGTTGttaaaaccatgaggaaaccgGAAATGACCAAATGTATAAATTTGACTTAACACTATCTACAGCGAGACATCTAGCTATGAATTGTTAGTCATTTCAGATTTCACAATAGTAAGAAATCAAGATTGTAATTATAAGGATAAAGATTAATGTCTGAGGTTCTCCCATCCAAcgtgtattattatttttttcttagGTTGCAAGATCAAGGCATTGCGAGCGAAGACCAACACCTACATCAAGACCCCAGTGCGAGGGGAGCAGCCGGTGTTCGTGGTGACAGGGCGGAAGGAGGATGTGGTCATGGCCAAGAGGGAGATCCTCTCGGCGGCTGAGCACTTCTCCCTCATCCGAGCCTCCCGGAACAAGGCAGGTTCGATGGCTGCAGCAGGGCCAGGGCTACCTGCTGCACCTTCCCTACCTGGTCAAACCACCATCCAGGTGCGTGTTCCCTACCGCGTGGTGGGACTGGTGGTTGGGCCCAAGGGGGCGACCATCAAGCGCATCCAACAGCAGACACACACTTACATTGTCACTCCTAGCCGAGACAAAGAGCCAGTGTTTGAGGTGACGGGCATGCCTGAGAATGTGGACCGAGCGCGAGAGGAGATTGAGGCCCACATTGCCATACGCACAGGCAACTGTGTGGAGATTCCAGGAGACGAGAACGACTTCCACTACAACGGCACTGACGTCAGCTTCGAGGTGGGAAGCTGTGGGGCGTGGCTACAGTCGAACGCAGCCGCACCTGCCAGTGCCCAGCGCACCGGCAACTGCGGTGTGCGCATGACCGCCAACTACCGCAACGACAGCTCCAGCTCTCTGGGCAGTGGCTCCACTGACTCCTACTATGGCGGGGGGGGGAACCGCATGGCCGACTTCAGCCCCACCAGCCCCTTcgtcaacaataacaacaatgttGGGGCCAGCTTCTGGTTTGAGGAGACTCTGCTCCCCTTGGCGTCTGAGGAGCTGGCAGCACTGGGATCTCCTGGGTTTGACCCTCTGGCCATCAACACAGCTGCTCCTGCACCGCAGCCACAGGTGGTGTGGAGCCACTTGGAACAGGGTGTCCAGCTGTTGGGTAGCCGCCAGGCCCCTGTCCGGGACAACCAATCCGGCACACCTCACCTCTCCCCTGCCTTCCAAGAGGCCTTGGAACACCCCATGGCCCAGCGGGTTCAAAGGGT
This window encodes:
- the LOC112248310 gene encoding RNA-binding protein MEX3B, whose translation is MPSSTSLLETEETEPEIPPLVVHAFADIGLDDHYRHTEQPESLLHPRPVSHFNVLGAVLDLQPIQHHHPTPTEEDEERANEDVLGEDDFNKTLLVQAQVSGLGSVMLPGMDTPETLLLYNEFDHGTLQQATGMLILPPVYGEPGYEVETSLLMRRKSVNTTECVSVPSSEHVAEIVGRQGCKIKALRAKTNTYIKTPVRGEQPVFVVTGRKEDVVMAKREILSAAEHFSLIRASRNKAGSMAAAGPGLPAAPSLPGQTTIQVRVPYRVVGLVVGPKGATIKRIQQQTHTYIVTPSRDKEPVFEVTGMPENVDRAREEIEAHIAIRTGNCVEIPGDENDFHYNGTDVSFEVGSCGAWLQSNAAAPASAQRTGNCGVRMTANYRNDSSSSLGSGSTDSYYGGGGNRMADFSPTSPFVNNNNNVGASFWFEETLLPLASEELAALGSPGFDPLAINTAAPAPQPQVVWSHLEQGVQLLGSRQAPVRDNQSGTPHLSPAFQEALEHPMAQRVQRVSLSVSESQKFPVYGPTFSSSSDSSSSPPDSCRGGQECIRCLESEIIAALVPCGHNLFCIECANRICQSPEAICPVCQAPVTQAIRLSLL